Part of the Coregonus clupeaformis isolate EN_2021a unplaced genomic scaffold, ASM2061545v1 scaf0247, whole genome shotgun sequence genome is shown below.
GGATTGTAGAGGTTTCGATCAAGATGATTTTGCTGACAATGATCGCTCGAGTAGCAGATGGACTGCCGCTTGCTGCGTCGATGCAAGAAGACGAGCAGGTTTGAATGAACCCAATTTACTTCCTAGCTAGCGGTTTACAAACTTgatttagctagctaaattacATAATATTCTGGTGAGTACTACTAACTAACATTTTATATTTCCCAATTGCCTTGTTTTAGAGGCACTTCTATCATATATAGTGTAGCTGTTTGTTTTAACTGAAATAATTATTTCATACCCCTTTATCTCTCCCTATGTTTAGTCAGGAAGAGATTTGCAACATTACCAGAGCCAGGCTAAGCAGCTGTGCCGCAAACTAAATGCCCAGAGTCCCAATAGATGTACTCTGGAGGCTGGGGTTATGTCCTTCCAGTAAGTATGAACTCTATGGTGTCTTCTGTGCTAGTCTGTGTCATTAGTGCCGAGTTTCCACAGTCCTAACAAGGCAAAACTCGGGTTACTTGTTCAGGAATAACGATAACCCCCTAGTCTGTGACTGGTCGGCCGCAGTGGTGTATGTAGAAATCTTGATCGGCCTATTTGAGATAAGCTGTAACGTATTAAATGTTTCTTCCCACTAACGGTTTACATCTGTGTTTGTCTCGCCAGCTATGTAATAGAACACGGCGTGTGCTACTTGGCCTTGTGTGAAGCTGTGTTTCCCAAGAAACTGGTCTTTGGGTACCTGGAAGACCTCCAGACAGAATTCAATGAACAGCATGGAAAGAAAGTCTCCACAGTCTCCAGGCCGTACTCTTTCATTGAGTTTGGTGAGACCTTTTAATTTTTTCAATCATCAGCGTCCAATTCAAGACACCCTAGGCAAACAAAACATATTTGAAGTAAGGGTGCATCATAGCTGATGTAAAAAAGCAAACTAGATAAGTCTGGCAAAGGAAAATCCAGCAAATTCTATTGCGTTTCCCCATCCCATGTTTTTCAATTCAGTGCAGATACAAGCGGATGCCACATTAGACTTTAGATGCACCCTAAACCAACACGTAGTGTGTTATTATTATTTGTCATCCTTCCTCAGACATGTACATCCAGAAGACAAAGAAGAACTACATTGACAGCAGGGCGCGGAGGAACCTGGGCAGCATCAACACAGAACTGCAGGACGTCCAGCGGATCATGGTGGCAAACATTGAAGAGGTCCTGCAACGAGGAGAGGCCCTATCTGGTAATCATCATACCTCGTATAATACACAGCCCTGTCATCAAACCCGCCAGACATAAAATACACCTAATCCATTTAAAGGGATAATTCAGGCCAAAATCTAACTTTGTCAGATGTTTTCATACATAAAGTTGTCTAACATTGAGCTGAGTCCATATTCCATGCTATCAGTTGTTGAACCACAATATCTATTAAGGTAAAACTGCAGACCTCAATCCCAAATGAATGGAAAAGATGGGCAACATCTATTTCCTTCTTTAAGTGGTGCCTATCTTTCCCATTTAAGATTGAAgcctgcatacagtgcattcggaaagtattcagaccccttcccgttttccacattttgataagttacagccttattctaaaatggattaaataaatacaaatcctcaatctacacacaataccccataatgacaaagtgaaaacaggtttgaaATGTTAGCAgatgtattaaaaaataaaaacataccttatttacataagtattcagaccctttgctacgagactcgaaattgagctcaggtgcatcctgtttccattcatcatccttgagatgtttctacaacttgattggagaccacctgtggtaaattcaattgattggacatgatctagaaaaggcacacacctgtctatataaggtcccacagttgacagtgcatgtcagagcaaaaaccaagccatgaggtcgaaggaattgtccgtagaacttcgagacagtattgtgtcgagacacagatctagggaagggcaccaaaaaatgtctgcagcattgaaggtccccaaggacacagtggccgcccggccaaactgagaaatcggggagagaagggccttggtcagggaggtgaccaagaacccaatggtcactctgacagagctccagagttcctatgtggagatgggtgaaccttccagaaggacaaccatctctgcagcactcgacaaatcaggcctttatggtagagtagccagacagaagccactcctcagtaaaaggcacatgggagcccgcttggagtttgccaaaaggcacctaaaggactctgaccatgagaaacaagattttctggtgtgatgaaacaaagattgaactctggcctgaatgacaagtgtcacgtctggaggaaacctggtaccatccctatggtgaagcgtggtggcagcagcatgctgtgggggtgtttttcagtggcagggagactagtcaggattgagggaaagatgaacggagcaaaatatagagatccttgatgaaaacctgctccagagtgctcaggacctcagactggggcgaaggttcaccttccaacaggacaacgaccctaagcacacagccaagacaactcaggagtggcttcgggacaagtctctggatgtccttgagtggcccagccagagcccggacttgaacccgatcaaaaatctctggagagacctgaaatcgctgccaaaggtacttcaacaaagtactgagtaaagggtctgaatacttatgtaaatgtcatatttcagtttattatttgtacatttgcaaacatttctaaaagtctgtttttgcttcgtcattgtggggtattgtgtg
Proteins encoded:
- the LOC121534999 gene encoding vesicle-trafficking protein SEC22b-B-like, producing MILLTMIARVADGLPLAASMQEDEQSGRDLQHYQSQAKQLCRKLNAQSPNRCTLEAGVMSFHYVIEHGVCYLALCEAVFPKKLVFGYLEDLQTEFNEQHGKKVSTVSRPYSFIEFDMYIQKTKKNYIDSRARRNLGSINTELQDVQRIMVANIEEVLQRGEALSALDTKASNLSSLSKKYRSDAKYLNTRSSYAKIAAGAVFFITLIIYVRFWWI